GCCTCCATCGCGGTCAGTTCTGCCCGAAGTGCCGGTCCTAACCACTCTCGCAGGTGGCGCTCCCCAACGTTTGCCGGATCGCTTGCGAGGTATTCAAGAAAAGAAACGGCGATGACGTTCTTCACTTCCTCGTCGCCCTCAGTCATGAAGCAATCCAGCAGATTGAGGGGAGGCCGCAGGGTTGCCTCAGATGCTCCTTCTGCCGCTTGGGTGAGCAACCGTCGGATGTCGCCCATCAAGACGTGGGGTAGAAGCTCGCCTTGATCGCTCAGGTGCTCGGTACGGGCAGCAGACAGTAACGGCGTCACTCTGGCAAGCTCGTCGAAAAGATCGGCTACACGGCGCACGCTTCCACCTTGTCGGGACCGCTGATGGTGCAGGCTGGGTCGATGCCACGGAAAGCCGTCGAACGACACAAGGGTCAGGGGTGCGGGGTTGGCACGCAAGACTTTCATCACGCTATAAGCATGCAAGGCCCCGCATCCCCTGCAGCCGATTGTTAGGCCTGCCGGCGAGGCACTTCCACTGTCCTGCTAAGCAACGTGACTCTCGCCAGCAGAAACCCGCTGCTTGGCTGCCAGCATTGACGTCAGGATTCTCACGAAGACACGCGTCGTCTCCGTGAACGTCTCCACCGCATCCTTCCGCTCTTCCAGAGGCCACATACGCCCACCATTAACGGCAACTTGGAAGTAAACCGTTCCCTGAGAATCATCAGGATGCAACCAGGCGCTCAGCATCCCCGGCCTAGAGAAGTGGACTGAACCGGATGCGATCTTTAAACATGGCTAACCCAGGGAAACGTCTTGGACAATTCTCGGTGGAGATAGCTATCGGTAAGGTTTTCTCCCCCTTTCGATCGGAGTTTATTCAAAGGGACATCGTCCAAGTACGCTCTCAACACTGCATGCGGGTCCTCCGCCAGCATAAACGCGAACAACCGCATGCAGTTGTCAAGATGAATCCGAATGAGAGGCAGAGCGCATATGGGGTTGCACTCCTCCACCATGGTGGCGAAACCGCTCGTTAGCATAATCGAGCGCTGGACCAGACCGGGTATCGCCAAGTCGGACGGCAACGGATGCTCGGGGTCAGTCGCCAGTAGGTCGTGACCGAGCTGTAGCTGCTGTGGGATAGTAGACCGGAGATACGCGACGGCTTCTGCGAGAGTACTGAGGTTTTCGTCCACGGCTGTAGCACTCGTTCTGTTTTCGCCCGGCTCAGCTGGACCGGGTTATCCAATCGGTGCGATGAGTCCGCGCGTTCCTACCGGCGCACACACTCGTCGCAAGCTTTCGAACCGATGCGCATCGTAAACGGGATTCAGCGCATACTCCAATGGCCCAATGATATCGAACAAAACGTTCAAGCCGTCGACCGCCGCAACTGCTCTCAGGAATTTCTTGGAAGCATACCCCGTTTCATAGAGCCGATAGGCCCGAACGAAGTAGACCTTGACCGCTCGCCGGGCTAGGTCAACCTCTTGAGCCCACTCTTCTCCCTGGTCAAGAGCTTGCTTCCACTTTAGAGCGAAGTGTTCGCCGTGCTGTTCCCTGCACTGACGGAGACGCCGGAGTGCTCGCACCATCTCGGGCGTCCCATACTCCGTATAGTAAGTAGAATTTAACTGCCCCTCGGCTACTTGAGAGGCCGCCTTCGCCGCCTGCCAAGCCGCAACAGCAGCCACCACTGTACCGAGTGCGCTGGCGGCAGTAAAAACGAAACTGAAGGATTCTGCGCTGATCATCTCAGGACAGGCTCATGTGGTATCGAATCCGATTTAGATGGCCGTAGATGCCGGGACGTCGAATGCAACCGCGGGTAAGATGACCTGCGGCTGCCGCGACGCTTGCCCAGCGGCCTAACGACACAGGGTCAGCGGTGCGGGGGAGGCGCGCAAGACTTTCATCCGGCTGAAGGCATGCACGGCCCCCCTGCAGCGATTGGCACCCCGCGCGCGAATTCCATGTTGGCCCGGAGCCGCGAGGCTCCACACCGGGGGCCGCCGTATTTACGACTGCAGCCCGTCCCCTGCCGTGCGTCAGGGATGCTTTCTCACGACGATGACCCTGAGCCGAGAGGGATCGGATCAGTGGTTCGGCAGTGAGACTTTCTGGAGTTCCTGCCAGTCGATCCGCCCGGCGTCGATAGGCGTGTCGGTACCGTAATACTGCGTCGGGTTCCGGTTGTCGCGGTAGACGTGGTTGGAGCCGTCCTGTAGCTTCACCCGCTCCCCTGACGTCGGGTCGACGTAGTTGGCCTCGCCCCGGATGCCGTCGATCCGAGTCTCCTGCTGCCGGTCCATCGAGCCCATGCGGTTGTCGAACGCCGCCTTGTCCCGGTCCATCGCCGCCATGCGGTCGTTGTGCCGGGCGGTGTTGGCGGCGCCCTGTTGCTGGATGTCATTCATCCGGGCGTTGTGCCCCCGGGTCATCGCAGCGGTGTTGGCGTCGATCTGCCCCATCGTCGCCTCGTGCTGCTGGCGACTCAACTCGCTGTTCGCCTGGGCACCACGCGTCTGGGCGGCCTGATTCTGTTCCATCCACGTCGGGTTCATCACGATGGATTCCTGGGCGACCACCGTGTGGCCGTGGGCGGTGTCCAGGTCGTCGGCCGTCTGCGTGATTGACGGGATCACCATCCAGGTGGTGTAAGTGTCGTTGCCGATCTGCTGCACGTTCCGGGTGATGCGGCACTCCACCCGGGCCCGGTTGCCATTGGGCAGGATGCCGTCGACCGACCCGCGCGACTCCATCTGTCCGTTCGCGTTCCGCCGCTGCGGCGCGTCCATCTCGTTGCCGACGTTGCGCAGCTGAAACCCGTTCTGCGCCAGGAACGGCAGCAACACCTGCCGGATGTACGTCACGGGCGGCATCGGCGGAAGTTCGTCCGGAAGCCGGGAGATCGGCAGCCCCATCGACTGTGCCATGCCCCGGGTCTGCCGGATCGTGGGGCCGTCCGCGTGGTTGTAGGTGCGCGACGGCAGGTACTCGATCCGGGTGCGACCGTCGGGCGCGCGCAGGTCGAGGTAGATCTGATTCTGCGGCATCGCCCCCACCCAGCGCCGGGTGAACGTCTGCTTCGCCTGCCAGCTGCGCGGCACCTTCATCGCGAAGGCGACCAGGTTGCCCCGTTCAGGGTCGAGCACGCCCAGGAGGCGGTACCCGCCCTCGGCCGGGGATTCGGCGGATGCGTTCATCGCCTGAGGGTCCGAAGATGGGCTGGACGTCCCGTCGCGACCGGTGGAATCGGCGGCGCGGGTACCGGGTTCGGGCCGACCGCGGCAGGCACCCAGGCCCAGCGCGACGACCAGCAGCGACGGCAGGAAAAAACGCATGGTCTTGAACGAATAGGAGGTGTGAGAAACTACGACGCCGACAAGATACATCTACCGGAGCTGTGCACCTAACCATTTGGCAATCCTCCTGTTTGTACCATGCTTTCTTTAAGTCCAAGATTCGGAACGAATATCCGAAGCGTAGCCGCCGAACAACGCAAGGGTCAGGGGTGCGGGGCCGCCGCGCAAGGCTTTCATCCCACCCGAAAGCATGCAAGGCCCCGCATCCCCTGCAGCCGATTGTTAGGCCGCGCGAGGACCGCGGGCTCTTGGTAGCCTTACGGCGGGCATCGACGGCTTGTAGCACAGCAACGCGGCAACGTGATGCTGCACTCGGGCGCGCAGATCGGGATCTTGCTCGATGTCCTCCTGGAACCGCTGAACTGCGTGCCTCAATGCGTCAGCCAACGCCTCGATCTCTACGACCACAGCCCCGTCGTTAACGTGTTGCTGCAGTAAAAGGTCGTTCGGGTGATGAACGTGTCTCCACCTGTAGACCAGGCTCCTTGCCTGTCCCTGGCGAGACAAATCGCTATGCCTGCTATAGGCATGCAAGACGCCGCAACGGGCGGCCCAAAGGTCAGCAGAACTCAGCGCGGTGTGGAGGTATGGAACGAAGTACTTCTCGGCCCATGCCTTGAAGTCTGGACCGCCCCCACTCGCTCGGTTAGTCGGTACCGTTAATCCCGCGAGAGCGTCCATCGCGGAATAGATCAGGGTCACAGCCGAAACGAGGCACAAGGCTTCGATGCACGCGTCGATTCCGCGTAACATACCGCGTTCGCCGTGAACGATCTCGTGAACACTCGGATCTCCCATCATGTGCGGTGCTTGGATAGTAGTTGACGGCCTAACTACTCTCTAACTCGACGGAATTCGGATATGCGCGCAAGAGCTTCGTTGGTGATGTTCTGCACGCGTTTGGGTTTATGTCGGAATCGCTGGGAGTGTTACGAGGAATTAGACGGTTCCAGATAACACCCACGAACGTAGGAGGGGCTATGTGTGCACCTCTTGCCCGGCTAAAGGTTGGTGGAGGACGCGCGGAAGCGCAGTGCGTGTACTGACGCCGATTGGCCGTATAACGCGCTTCTATCGCAGGTTATCCCGACCGGACGGATCGAGGCCGCGCATTTGGCGCTCGCCGTAGGGGCACAGGTCGAGAACGGGGCAACGTGGACAGTCCGGATTGCGGTAGTAGCAGCAGCGTTGCCCGTGCAGCATCAGAGCCTCGTGGTTGTCGTACACCTGCTGGGCATCCCACTGCGGCGGAAGCTGCGCCTCCAGCAGCCGGTGCGCGGGGCCTACCGATACGTTCGCCGGAATCAGCCCCAGCCGTTGCGCCACACGGTGGTGGTGGCTGTCCACGGGGAGTGCGGCCATCCGCAACCGGCTGAACAGGAGCACGGCCGCACTCGTCTTCGGCCCCACCCCGTTGAGCGCTTCAAGCCACTCCCGCGCCTGCTCCACGGACAGGGTCCCGAGGAAGTCCAGCGACAATTCTCCACCACGCCGCACACCGATCTCGCGCAGCACCGCCTGAATGCGGGGCGCCTTTTGCTCCGGCCAGGTAGCGGGCGCGATCGCTTCCTCCACCGCTTCCACGGGCGCGTCCCTGACCTGTGCCCAATCGGGGAACCTGGCCCGGAGTTGACGGAATGCGCGGCCCGAATCGCTGTTCCTGGTGCGGTGGCTGAGGAGCGAGGAGACGAGCTCGCCCATCGGATCGAGCTCATGGAAGAAAGGGATCGGGCAGCCGTACTCGGCGCACAGTCGGTCGTGCACCACGAGAGCTTTCGTGCGGAGATCGTCGTGGATGCTCATCCCCGCTCGCTCGGCAAACCACGCGCCCGCAGCCTGGAAGGCGCACCAGTGGCGGGAAGCAACAACGGCGGGAAGCAACAACGGCGGCCCGGATCACTCTGGGCCGCCGTTCTCCATCGTCACACCGGGCGCCACCGATCCTCACGCGCTGCTCAGGGGCAGGTACGTCTTGTCGCCAGGCGGGACGTTGAAGGGCGGGCGTTAGGAGCCCCGGGATGTCGCCGAGGACGGCGTCTCTTGGCCGCGCTCGGACGACGTCACCCGATCTCCACGAGCTCTTCACCGGCGGCGAGCAGCGCCGCCACCTGCGGCCAGACGGGCATCACGAGCCCGCGTAGCGCGGCATTGCGCACGTTCCCACACGTGACCCATACAACCTGAGGCGGAGATCCCTGCTGCTCCAGCAGCCGAACAAAATCTTCATCCTTCGTGATCACCACTGCCGCACCTCCGGTCCGAGCTGCGGCGAAGATTACGGCGTCGTCCTCGCCCAAGAACCCGATGTCGTTCACATGTGCAGCGTCAACCCCATACTCCCGAACCAGCCAGCGGGCGAGCACAGGCGGAAGTTGGGCGTCAACCCACACGCGGCGGCCCGCGAGTGCTTCCTTTCGCTCTGCGTCCGCGAGCATTTACGCCGCGAAGCGCGGGTGGTCCACTCGCCGCGCCGCGTACAGCAGGCACGCCGCGATGTCGTCGCGCTCGAGATATGGGTAGTCTTGGAGAATCTCAGCTTCGGGCGCTCCGGCGGCGAGCAAAGAGAGCACGTCGGCCACGCGAATGCGCATGCCTCGGATGCAGGGACGACCGCCACACTGCTCAGGGCGGAACGTAATGCGGCCAAGGAGCTCGTCGTCGGACACGGCAGCCTCCAGATTCGTCGGATACAAGATACACGGAGTGGCAGTGTGAAGCGGATTGGTGCTCCTCACATGCGCGCGATGCGCAGTTCGCGCACCAGAACCGAGCAGTGCCTCTCAGAATCTAACCCGCAACCCGAAGATGTGTAAGCAGAAACCGAAGCGGCGGCCCAATCGCTCTGGGCCGCCGTCTTCCATCGGACCAGGACCCGGCCGCAAATCGCCTCGCCGGCTCCTCACGTCCGGCGGCATCATTCGCCGGGTAGCTCCGTCTTCGCTGCAGGCGATTATCAGGCCATGGGGAGGCGCGGACGTGAGCTCACCCGACCTGCCGGACCCAGTCGCGACCAATGCTCTCAATGCGCTCGATCTCAAGTTGTGGGAGGATTCCCGTATGCATGATAATATTCCGCGACATCTCAAGATCGTTGAACCGAGCTGTTACCCACGCTTGGTCAGGAAACAAGTCCGAAAACTCCTCCCAGTTAGCGATTATGATCTGACCGAGGTTGCCAAACATGGTGTAGCCAATGAGCTCGCTCGATCGCTGGGAATGATACCGATTATTCTCCTCCTTCTCCTTGAGCTTCTCAACCGCTGTGCGAATTTTTGTCGGCACGCAGAGGTGCCACCAATCCGCACCCTTACGCTCCAGTAGCCGCTCACTGATAAGTTCTCGCCCAGCGTTTTCAAGACAGAAAAAGGCTATGTAGATCGACGCCATTTTCTGTGCGTTATGCACTATGCGGGGACTAAAGTCCGTCTCCGCAATGCGCGCCACAGGTGCCGTGTTCCGGTTCTGTCGTACGGAAGTACCGGACTCCTCAAGCCGGTCGAGGGTGTCCTCAAGGAGGATGGCATTAAAAACAAATTGCTTGAGCGCTTTCATAAAGCGATGTGTGCGAGGTGCTCCTTCATGCTCTTGAAAATCGCGTTGTACACGGAGATGTCGGTGGTCGCTGGCAAGTGAATTTGGATGTTGTAATGGAATGATGGTTCCCGGGCACCTGCGGGCGGCTCGTGGGGAGTGGCACGCTGAGGTGGTGGTTGGACATCAACTTCCTGTACTTCCACGTGTGGTTTCGACTTGGAGGGCCGGCCTGAAAAATTAGCGAGCGAAGCGAGAGTCTTGAATGTCGTCAGATAGCGCGCAACCGACCTCTCGTCTTTGCCAGTGATTCGACTGATTGCACCTTTTATTTCATCATCGGTTGCATTGTGGATCTCGGTATTTAAGGCATAAAGATCAGAGTAAAGATCTTTCACGCGCTCACCCAAAACCACCTTCCAATCGGTCGCGTCGCGGAGTCGATCATAGTACTCAGTTGGGGAACCGGTCTCTCCAACGAAACCGAGATCCCGCATCACTGTCACCATCGCACGATCATTCGACGCAGTGAAGCCCATTTTTTTGAGAAACTCTCGCGAGAACCGCTCCGGTTTGGCTGCGGAGCGGATCTTCGCCAGAATCGGCTCAATCTTATTATTGGAGATGATGTAGGGGTAGCTCTGAGGCATAGCGGATCCCGGCAGATGGTGAGAAATAGGGAGCGTGGAGGTTTAGCGAAAACATGGCTGGCCCGCAAGCCAGTTAGCCGAGACAAGAGCTTGAAGGTGCGGGGCTGGCAACGTTATCGGCTGGTGAAGAAGCATGGATGGCCCCGCATCCATCAGCCGATTATAGGCGGCCCGTAGCGAGGTCAACAGAGACGCGTCAAATCGATCGGTCCAAGGACCAAAGGGTGGAGTACCCGCAGAGCCTCCTCAAGTCCCTGTAAGAGCGCTCGAATCATTTCCAGTTCGCTAGAAGAGATCTGGGACGGTGAATATGGTCCTGGTGTAATACCAATTGGATACTTCCCGCACTCGATAATTTGCTGTAGGCGCACGAGCAGGCTTTCAAGAGGCTTCTCAACGGTGAGATCGGCCTCTCGAAAGAGTCGAAGTAGGTTGTGGGTCTTGAAGCTTTTGTCTAAGGAGCCATTCGCTGTCGGATTTCTCCCCTTCGCAACGAGAATTGCCTTAATCAGGTTTTCAGTCGCAAACGCATATAGCAGTAAGGCGGGCATCAGCGAAGTATGGAACCTCTGGTAATCGATGGGGAGCGGCGGCCATTGTGAATCTTTGGGCCAGGGCTCGATTGTAGAGTACCTCTGGACTACCACATTCGCTGCGCAGATTAGCTCGCGTGCCACTATCTGCCATACGACGGGTGATGTTCCGGCCTGTCCAAACATCGATGCTTCTGGAGAGTAGTCGGTCATCGCCTGGGAACTGCCTCGCTCAACCATTAGGTGAACAGGACAAGGAGGGGCTAACACATTAAGTAGAATCGATTCGGGTATGCACACAAGGGGTTCGTGGAAGTATCCCCTGCCTGTGCACGGGGTAGGGGAGTTGCCACCCAGTGTTATGCGGAATCTTGGTGGCGGGGCGCCACCTCGTTGCCACGAAGCGCCTTGCGAGCTCGTGGCGGAAGGGTATCTCCAGAACTGTGAACGGATTGGACGCGTACCCCGCTTTCGGAGCGGCTTATCCGAAGTGGCGCCGACGGCGGGCGGCCAAATCAGAAACCAAAACGGGGCCCGGATCGCTCCGGGCCGCCGTCTTCTTGCCATCGATCCGCCAACGCTTACCAGATCCTCACGCGCTGCTCGGGCGGCAGGTACATCTTGTCGCCGGGCTGAACGTTGAAGGCGGCGTAGAACTCCGGGATGTTGCGGAGGACGCCGTTGGTGCGGTACTCGCCCGGCGAGTGCGGGTCGGTCATCACCTGCTGCCGCAGGGGCATCCTCGCGCGGGAGGGTGGAACGTTATGTAACGACTCACATGCTCTGCAGCGAACAATTGGGTGAGATCCAGATCTCGATCTGGCCGGGGCGCGACGGCAGATTAATATGCTTCAGGCGTCGCGAAAAGGCCTTTGAACATCTCTGACGGGCGAAATACGCATCTGCTAACTGCGCGACGCGCTCTGCTGCCTCTCGATCCTTTTTGTGGAAGTACCGCACGTCCGATGATCCAATAGGCCCCGGGATTCGCTGAACGCCTGGAGACGAAAGAAGGGTCGTGTTGAGGTTTGCGCGAAGGCTATCTAGATCGCTTTGTTCTAAGCGTGGGTCTGCTTGTATTAAGACGAATGCCGGAAACGGGTCCTTGATGTATGCTTTGAAGGCGCTATCCAACGACGTGTAGTTCGTGCTTCTTCCTTCGTAGGGAATCAGTAAGTATGTGTATCGTACGACGGATGCTGTCCGACTGCTCGGTTAGTTGCTCGACCTGGAGCAGCAGCGGGCGAGTTTGGGTGAGCACATATATGGAGCTTGCAACAACAAGAACACACATTGTCAGCAAAATCACAAAAATTCGACGCAGCCGCCGCGTCGGATCATGGCTCTCATTCTGCGTGGCCGCGTCCATTACTTTCTCTCCGTCGGGATGTTAGGCGCCTGAGGTATGGGTCGGATGGTATCACGAATGATTCTGTGCAGCACGACCACCGCGC
Above is a genomic segment from Longimicrobium sp. containing:
- a CDS encoding M13-type metalloendopeptidase; translation: MPLRQQVMTDPHSPGEYRTNGVLRNIPEFYAAFNVQPGDKMYLPPEQRVRIW
- a CDS encoding DUF5615 family PIN-like protein, giving the protein MLADAERKEALAGRRVWVDAQLPPVLARWLVREYGVDAAHVNDIGFLGEDDAVIFAAARTGGAAVVITKDEDFVRLLEQQGSPPQVVWVTCGNVRNAALRGLVMPVWPQVAALLAAGEELVEIG
- a CDS encoding DUF5343 domain-containing protein; amino-acid sequence: MPQSYPYIISNNKIEPILAKIRSAAKPERFSREFLKKMGFTASNDRAMVTVMRDLGFVGETGSPTEYYDRLRDATDWKVVLGERVKDLYSDLYALNTEIHNATDDEIKGAISRITGKDERSVARYLTTFKTLASLANFSGRPSKSKPHVEVQEVDVQPPPQRATPHEPPAGAREPSFHYNIQIHLPATTDISVYNAIFKSMKEHLAHIAL
- a CDS encoding DUF433 domain-containing protein — its product is MSDDELLGRITFRPEQCGGRPCIRGMRIRVADVLSLLAAGAPEAEILQDYPYLERDDIAACLLYAARRVDHPRFAA
- a CDS encoding Swt1 family HEPN domain-containing protein, which translates into the protein MKALKQFVFNAILLEDTLDRLEESGTSVRQNRNTAPVARIAETDFSPRIVHNAQKMASIYIAFFCLENAGRELISERLLERKGADWWHLCVPTKIRTAVEKLKEKEENNRYHSQRSSELIGYTMFGNLGQIIIANWEEFSDLFPDQAWVTARFNDLEMSRNIIMHTGILPQLEIERIESIGRDWVRQVG